The Hymenobacter sp. GOD-10R genome includes a window with the following:
- a CDS encoding PspA/IM30 family protein has translation MNLFNRLFKIGQAEAHSAINQFEDPIKMTEQSLRDLRQDLDKALHALAEVKALAIRARNQADTEHTRALDYENKAVLLLQKAQRQEIMSSEADRLASEALLKKAQHEAQRARATAEQQQFEATAQQLDQNVQQLKQTISQWENELKTLKARVMVSTATKTINQQLAQIDSSGTVALLERMKEKVATEEALAESYGQIAQESRSVDQEIDKALGLGSTGQASDELKALKAKLGLE, from the coding sequence ATGAACCTTTTCAACCGCCTGTTTAAGATTGGGCAAGCCGAAGCGCATTCTGCTATCAATCAGTTCGAAGACCCCATCAAGATGACGGAGCAAAGCCTCCGCGACCTGCGTCAAGATCTTGACAAAGCCTTGCACGCGTTGGCCGAAGTGAAAGCCCTAGCCATCCGAGCGCGGAACCAAGCCGACACGGAGCATACCCGCGCCCTCGACTACGAAAACAAAGCTGTATTACTGCTTCAGAAAGCTCAGCGTCAAGAAATTATGAGTTCTGAAGCCGACCGGCTCGCCAGTGAAGCCCTGCTGAAGAAAGCCCAGCACGAAGCTCAGCGTGCGCGCGCCACCGCGGAGCAGCAGCAGTTTGAAGCTACCGCCCAGCAGCTTGACCAAAACGTGCAGCAACTCAAGCAAACTATTAGTCAGTGGGAAAACGAGCTTAAAACGCTGAAAGCCCGTGTGATGGTGAGCACTGCCACTAAAACTATTAACCAGCAGCTAGCTCAAATCGACTCCTCAGGCACAGTGGCACTGCTTGAACGTATGAAGGAAAAAGTTGCTACCGAAGAAGCCTTGGCTGAATCCTATGGCCAAATCGCTCAAGAAAGCCGCAGCGTCGATCAGGAGATTGACAAGGCTCTAGGCCTAGGCAGCACAGGCCAAGCCAGTGACGAGCTGAAAGCTCTTAAGGCGAAGCTAGGTCTGGAGTAG
- a CDS encoding CesT family type III secretion system chaperone codes for MTNSYFVTIQSYLLELDFDIRRVDAANNLLVVSKPELGIDHLVLGCGDPLLIMEQYLLDLPEPSCEVYQRLLQKNRDIIHGAFVLDETGRKVIFRDTLQLEHLDRPELEAVFNSLALLLSEFSDELIQFSKG; via the coding sequence ATGACCAATTCTTACTTTGTAACAATTCAGAGTTACCTACTCGAACTAGATTTTGATATCCGTCGCGTCGACGCAGCCAATAATTTACTTGTGGTGAGCAAACCGGAGCTAGGTATTGACCACCTGGTGCTGGGGTGCGGCGACCCGCTTCTTATCATGGAGCAGTACCTACTCGACCTGCCAGAGCCGAGTTGCGAGGTGTACCAGCGCCTGCTTCAGAAAAACCGCGACATTATCCACGGGGCTTTCGTGCTGGACGAAACAGGCCGTAAGGTCATCTTCCGCGACACCCTCCAGCTAGAGCACCTCGACCGCCCCGAGCTTGAAGCAGTATTCAACTCTCTGGCTCTCTTACTCAGCGAGTTTAGCGATGAGCTCATTCAGTTTTCCAAAGGTTAA